The following proteins are encoded in a genomic region of Porphyrobacter sp. CACIAM 03H1:
- a CDS encoding FRG domain-containing protein, with protein MDSSKHFETIDSDPFGRQFTAATFFDVFEPRKRRFARAPGYSPWLFRGHSDASWPLLPSAFRPLSSRYAGLLDAVSRYEKRVLETRDWSNLNSGQAEYFINSHILMWSISEFCKKCHEIGEIDMLDVYEGLIQSGERFFSPQRVHHCFTNSFGDVHQNLRLRFIYELAQHYGLPTHLLDWTTNPLFALHFASRDWWNGESEGEIAVWAMSPRSNTLEFTDEFDKVYRLSVQMFHPSIKINVHARAQMSVFTVLGEDASSEYFANVGVYPSLESLQSISPGDRVLRKYVLRREYSRDLQELLALYGVSDVRLMPTFATAAEAARNDWIVKAFTKI; from the coding sequence GCTTCGCGCGCGCTCCGGGGTATAGTCCCTGGCTGTTTCGGGGACATTCAGACGCGAGTTGGCCGCTACTTCCCTCAGCATTCCGGCCTCTTTCCTCGCGTTACGCTGGATTGCTAGATGCAGTTTCTAGATACGAGAAGCGGGTTTTGGAAACGCGCGATTGGAGTAATTTGAATTCTGGGCAAGCCGAATACTTTATAAATTCTCACATATTGATGTGGTCAATCAGCGAGTTCTGCAAAAAATGCCACGAGATAGGTGAGATTGACATGTTGGATGTATATGAAGGATTAATTCAATCTGGTGAACGATTTTTCAGTCCGCAAAGAGTTCATCATTGTTTTACAAATTCGTTCGGCGATGTTCATCAGAATCTCAGGCTGAGGTTTATATATGAATTGGCTCAACACTACGGCTTGCCCACTCACTTGCTTGATTGGACGACGAATCCTCTCTTTGCGTTGCATTTTGCATCGCGAGACTGGTGGAATGGCGAATCCGAAGGTGAAATTGCGGTTTGGGCGATGAGTCCACGGAGCAATACATTAGAGTTCACTGATGAATTTGATAAGGTATATCGCTTATCCGTTCAAATGTTCCACCCAAGTATAAAAATAAACGTGCACGCTCGTGCACAAATGAGCGTTTTTACTGTTTTAGGTGAAGATGCGTCGAGCGAATACTTCGCAAACGTCGGAGTTTATCCATCATTAGAGAGCCTTCAGTCGATTTCGCCAGGCGACCGCGTACTGCGTAAGTATGTACTACGCCGCGAGTATTCGCGTGATTTACAGGAGCTGCTTGCTCTTTACGGCGTTAGTGACGTCAGGTTGATGCCCACTTTCGCCACAGCAGCTGAGGCTGCGCGTAACGATTGGATTGTCAAGGCTTTCACCAAAATTTGA
- a CDS encoding DUF3800 domain-containing protein yields the protein MRLIYLDEAGISASEPVAVVVGIIIDPDKDWRSLETYLRGVAHSYMPEDEREGFVFHAKDISAGNKNFSNNKNWPKERRQDFIKEILYARTFLGFSLCVGLCRKHAHHTGHSAALIRHLMAYSFCVIGCEYYIRTYGDINELGMVIAEDTPTARKKIKDIHTELTSKKSTFPVYRDFLPLQRIIDTVHFASKADSPLLQFADACAFAFRRYFAGYNDAEPYVDALYGPASSSIRVPVDLGDGYFTCASIEAVGV from the coding sequence TTGAGGCTGATTTATCTTGACGAGGCTGGGATCTCCGCATCGGAGCCGGTAGCCGTTGTCGTTGGCATCATCATTGACCCGGACAAAGACTGGAGAAGTCTCGAAACCTATCTTCGAGGGGTTGCACATTCATATATGCCAGAAGATGAACGTGAGGGATTCGTTTTTCACGCGAAAGATATATCCGCAGGAAACAAAAATTTCAGTAATAACAAAAATTGGCCGAAAGAGCGCCGTCAAGATTTCATCAAAGAAATCTTGTATGCAAGAACTTTTCTCGGATTTTCATTATGTGTCGGATTGTGCAGAAAGCACGCCCATCACACTGGACATTCCGCCGCGTTAATCCGCCATTTAATGGCATACTCATTCTGCGTCATTGGTTGTGAATATTATATAAGAACGTACGGAGACATCAACGAACTTGGCATGGTAATAGCCGAAGATACTCCTACTGCACGCAAGAAAATAAAGGATATCCACACCGAATTAACTTCAAAAAAATCGACCTTTCCTGTTTACAGAGATTTTCTTCCCCTGCAGAGAATCATTGATACTGTTCATTTTGCCTCAAAGGCCGATTCACCCCTGCTTCAATTCGCAGATGCTTGTGCATTCGCATTTCGAAGGTATTTTGCAGGTTATAACGATGCAGAACCGTACGTTGATGCTTTATATGGGCCAGCTAGCTCCTCGATCAGAGTGCCGGTTGATCTAGGCGACGGCTACTTTACCTGCGCTTCCATAGAAGCAGTTGGTGTATAA
- a CDS encoding outer membrane protein assembly factor BamD translates to MSKKLTTRTLGAALAAATLLTLPACAGSSKGKDVAYVARDVETLYAEAQRRLDRGNTLQAAALFDEVERQHPYSPWARRAQLMSAFSYYIARDYNKAIQNAQRFLSIHPGNKDAPYAYYLIALSYYEQISDVNRDQKITEQAQTALREVNRRFPQSEYAADARLKLDLVADHLAGKEMEIGRHYQRMGLWLAADMRFRNVVEKFDTTSHTPEALYRLTESSLALGVPQEAVKYAAVLGANYPGSEWYERAYKLVGKHAEGVTAS, encoded by the coding sequence ATGTCGAAGAAGCTCACCACCCGGACCCTCGGCGCCGCGCTCGCCGCCGCCACGCTGCTCACGCTCCCGGCCTGTGCCGGCAGCTCCAAGGGCAAGGACGTCGCCTATGTCGCGCGCGATGTCGAAACGCTCTATGCCGAGGCGCAGCGGCGGCTCGACCGGGGGAACACGCTGCAGGCCGCGGCGCTGTTCGACGAGGTGGAGCGCCAGCACCCCTATTCGCCCTGGGCCCGCCGCGCGCAGCTGATGAGCGCCTTCAGCTATTACATCGCGCGCGATTACAACAAGGCGATCCAGAATGCGCAGCGGTTCCTGTCGATCCATCCGGGGAACAAGGACGCGCCCTATGCCTACTACCTGATCGCGCTCAGCTATTACGAGCAGATCAGCGACGTGAACCGCGACCAGAAGATCACCGAGCAGGCGCAGACCGCGCTGCGCGAGGTCAACCGGCGCTTCCCCCAGAGCGAATATGCCGCCGACGCGCGGCTGAAGCTCGATCTGGTGGCGGATCACCTCGCGGGCAAGGAGATGGAGATCGGCCGCCACTACCAGCGCATGGGCCTGTGGCTGGCGGCGGACATGCGGTTCAGGAACGTGGTGGAGAAGTTCGACACCACCAGCCACACTCCCGAGGCGCTCTACCGCCTGACCGAGAGCAGCCTTGCCCTCGGCGTGCCGCAGGAGGCGGTGAAATATGCCGCGGTGCTCGGCGCGAACTACCCGGGCAGCGAGTGGTACGAGCGGGCCTACAAGCTCGTCGGCAAGCACGCCGAGGGCGTCACCGCGAGCTGA